The sequence CCAGCGGCGCTGGATCCTGCATCACCTGGTCGAGCACTACGCCGGACACTACGGCCAGATCCTGCTGCTGCGCCACCTGTACCGGAGCCGGCGCGCGAAGCGCTGAGCCGGTCAGCCCCCGGCGAGCAGCCCCGAGAGCTCGGCGCAGCCGCGCCGGACGTCGGCGGGAGACGCGATCAGGCTCACGACCAGGTGCTCCCCGCGTTCGAAGCCGTAGAAGTCGCCGGGGTGCACGGCCACCGATCGCTCGAGCAGCGACAGGGCCCAGTCCCCGGCGCCGCGCGTCGCGGGCACTCGCAGCACCGCGCTCCAGCCGCCGAGCCCCGGCAGCCGCGTCACGACCGGCCGGGCCAGCGCCAGCGCGTCGAGCGCCTCGAGGTTCGCCACCAGTCGTTCTCTTACGCGCGGCACGAACTCGCGTGACAGCGCAAGCAGGGCGGGCAGGGCCGCCTGCACCGGCGAGCCGACGCTCAGCTGCAGATCGGCGAGCCACTCGAGCCCGGCCAGGGCCTCGCCACGCGCCCGCGCCGGCCCCGCGGCCACGATCCAGCCGAGCTTGAGCTGCGGCAGGCCGCATTGCTTGCTGAGCCCGCCCAGCACGAAGGTCGGTGCGCGGCGCGGACCGTCGAGCCACGACGGCAGGGACGTCCGGCCGGGCCACGGGTGCTCGCGGAACACTTCGTCGGCAATGAGGGCGCAGCCCGCGCGCTCGACGGACGCCTCCACGAACTCGCGCTCGTCCCGATCGAGGCACGTGCC is a genomic window of Candidatus Eisenbacteria bacterium containing:
- a CDS encoding pyridoxal phosphate-dependent aminotransferase; translation: MLSHRVPENPEPNAWARKLAALRAAGGPVADLTASHPGALGLSPLGPAAEALAAAGVGSCMPAPLGEPAARAAIAADLESRGLRAETDRVVITASTSESYAQLFRLLADPGEAIAFPAPSYPLFEPLALAEGVRPLTYRLAWDGAWHLDRGSFTAALRTAKAVVLVEPNHPTGTCLDRDEREFVEASVERAGCALIADEVFREHPWPGRTSLPSWLDGPRRAPTFVLGGLSKQCGLPQLKLGWIVAAGPARARGEALAGLEWLADLQLSVGSPVQAALPALLALSREFVPRVRERLVANLEALDALALARPVVTRLPGLGGWSAVLRVPATRGAGDWALSLLERSVAVHPGDFYGFERGEHLVVSLIASPADVRRGCAELSGLLAGG